The DNA segment TATGGCCCCTATTATCTTTGGACCAGAAAAGTTCGCGGAACAACCGTTACGCGTGCGCTGGACGCCCAGACGGCCAACGTCGTTCGTGATGCCATTCGTCGCTATCGCGAATTGGCGCGAAAGCTGGATCAGACGCGCGTCTTGTCTGAACGCATCATACTATTTTTCGGCTCAGGGGTTCCGAAACGAAAGAGCGGGTCATAAAACCGCTGACTGTTACGTGCGGATGGGATGATCGAGGCAGGAATAATCCTGCGCGCGGATAGACGGCTTGCCCTTTTCTTGCTATACATTGACACAGTGATGGTTATGGCGGGTTATCATGGGCTAAGTAAGCGCCATTCAGGTCTGGCCCTGAATATTAACGCATGATTCCTCGGACTGTGTTGCACAGCATTGATCATGGTTGTTGATCAAGGGTGATGTCGGCATCGTCACCTGTGATCTTAATCTGGGCGCTCTTTTTTCAGGTATGACTAGCTTTACACTCTTCTGCTTTAGTTGGATATCAACGTTAGGCTTATCGATCTTGCCACTGCTCTGACCGGTACCGATAGTGTGCAGTGTGATCACCCCGAGCAAGACAAGTGCGCACACGAAGGAAAGAATCTGTAGCACAGCAAGCCACTTCAGGATGCCCGTGTATACATCATAATTATGGTGCTGATTTACATGAGCGACTACGCTCCCGAGATACAGCAGGCCAAATCCTACACTAGCTATCAGAAACCCACTAGCCCAATACCAAGAGACATTTACTGTGCACTGCGACTGCAGTGCCATACCAACAACAAAAGCAACACCGGCCGAGCCTAACGTCAGAAACTGCTTGGCAATTTCAACGCTGTATGCACAGGAATCTCGATGATGTTGTCCATCTTTTATTGATTTTGGAGAAACGTCAGTCATCTATCACTTCCTCTAACCACAGAGAGGCCAAACCATGCAAAACTTGCTACTATGCGCCTGCTGCATATCTTCTATCTCAATGGCCTTGCTACCACGGGCTCTTGCATATCTGGCTGCCTCTTTAACTAGCAAATCTACAGAAGCAAATGCATCCGATTGAGTCCTTCGTTCAGAAGTCCTTTTAACCAATTCAGACTGTTTGCTCTTTTTGCGGTACCTCTCTAAGTAGACGGTCAAGAGAAACGGAACATCGCTCTCCATATCTAATCCTTCGTTTCTAGCATTTTCTTTCACCCTTTCCCACATAAGTTGCACGAACTCCTTGGTGCTCAGCCAATCATATTCAGGCATTGTACACCTCCTCTAGTTGTACTAACTCTGGTATATAGATTCTTCATGACAATTCTTATAATTTTAACATCTCATTGCTAATCTATCAATTAGCAATGAGATAAAAACCATCATGCCATATCATGGTGATTATAAGATCGCTTGTTCTGATCCACGAGGGATGATCCTCTTCTCAGATAGATAATGTCATCGGGGTCGCACCACGATATCTCTTTGCAGTGGAGAATGATACGGATATTTAGGGCTTGGAAAAAGGTATTAGGAGCGATTATGGGGCCTATTATCTGCCTTTAAGATTTGAAATAACGTTGGATCGTTCTCTTTAGTTTCGGAAGATCGCGCTGGATTGCCTCCCACGTCAAATCGATATCGATATCGAAGTAATCGTGTACCAGAATATTTCGCATGCCTATAATGTCCGACCAAGGAACCTCCGACATACGGTCACGCACATCCTGCGGAAGTGCGCGTGCGGCTTCACCGATAATCTGCAAGTGGCGAACACACCAGCTTTGAATGAGCTCGTCATTTTTGAATGCTTCTGGCCCACGCTTCGCATATCGCTCGATGAAGCTGATCGCATCGAGAATATCTTTTAGCCTTTCTTGCGGCTCTCTCATAAGGCAACAGCCTCACTGATAACACGATCCCGGATACGTTGCTTCAGGCCGCGCGGAGTGACAACGTCTACCTTACGGTGGAGCAATGTCTGTAGATCAAATGAAAGCCCGCCCATGTCAAACAGGCTCCTGCCAGGCTCCATTTCAACAAGGAAATCGATATCGCTCTTCTCATCCGCATCTCGTCGAGCGACCGAGCCGAAAACCTTGATCGTTCGCGCTCCATGCCGGGCGGCTATCCGAAGGATCTCCTCGCGCTTTTCTTTCAATATCTTTTCCGTTTTCATAAGTGAAATACCGCTGCTCATTTTATCATTAACTCACTCTATTATAATATTAGCTTAGTCTATCACATGGCACATATCCAGGCCACCACAACCAATGACCCAGAGTAATGCGTCAGTTATGGGGTGCTTCTACCCCCCACCCCGACCCTCCCCCTCAAAGGGGGAGGGGAATAGTGAAAAAAAGATTCGGGGTCTTCTACTATGCATTGAGAATCGCGGTCCTGCTTAACGGAGGATATTTGTACCAAGATTTCATCATGGATATTGTTGAGTTATGAAGGACTATCGGCCACATGCGTGACTTGTTAAACGAGTTTGACCAGATTGTCAGGATGCTCCACGAGAACCGGATCCGCTATGCCGTCGTGGGCGGGCTGGCGGTTGCGGTGTACGGGGGCATCCGGGAAAAATCAGGCCTCATCTATTGACAAGTCTTGACCTTGACACTGTACCATTCGCCTGCGTCATACGCCATATTGATTGCCGGATGATACTATGATATATTGGCATCGATAATGGGAGATGTGGTTATGACCCAAATATTGATAAGAGAAACAAATCTTGGCGGGAAATATGTTGCGCTTAAAGAGTATGGAGATCACAAAGTTATCGGCTCCGGCGCAACCCCTCAAGAAGCACATGCCCAAGCCGCCGGGAAGGGCTGCAAAAATCCCGTTATCACTTTTGTGCCTACAAAAGACATGGTGCAGATTTATTAATGGCTATACTCAAATTCCCCTTCCTGAGACTGCACAAATACGATCTGCCGAGACCGTGGCTGCCGATTGTTATAGAGAATCCTCACACCGATCCTCCCAAAATAATCAGAACATACGGCTTGATAGATACCGTCGAATAACGAGGCGCACTGGGGTCAGGCCTCTACGGGCTGTTGCCCAAAGGGCAGAAACTAAAAACTCGTCATTTCGAGGAGTCCCGTTTAGCAGGACGCCGCGGCAATCTCACTCTAAATGGCATAAAAAGCGAGATTGCTTCTCCCACCCTCCGGGCGGGATCGCAATGACATGCTGATCGGGATTTGGGCAACAGCCCGTCTACTATACACTGAGAATCGCGGTCATGTTTAACGGAGGATTTTATACCAAGATTTCATCATGAACCTGATTAAGACATGAGGAACTATCGGCCACATGCGTGACTTGTTAAACGAGTTTGACCAGATTGTCAGGATGCTCCACGAGAACCGGATCCGCTATGCCGTCGTGGGCGGGCTGGCGGTTGCGGTGTACGGGGGCATCCGGGCGACGAGGGATATGGACTTTCTGGTTCACCCGGATGACATGGCGGGACTGGCCAATGGGCTGGAGCAATTGGGGTATCATAAGGGGGAATTATGGAAACTCAAGGATTCCCCCCTGATACTCCACCGGTGGTGGAAAACCCGGGGAAGGGGGGAGGACCTATCAATAATAGATATCCTGGAATCCGGTTCTCGAAAATACACGGGCATGATCAGTCGTGCGTGTGTTGAGAAATGGCGGGCAGGCCTCACCGTGCGTGTCGCGCAACGGAAAGACCTTATCATGATGAAAACCGACCGCAAGTCACATGTGGATCAGGCGGACATCGAATTCCTCAAGGAGTCCGGAAGCGATGAGTAAAAGCAGGGCCTGGCGTGCCATAGAGAAGGTGGCCGGACTGAACGAGCTGGTCTACGCGCTGAACCGGTTCGGCGAAAATTCCGGTCTGAACAAGGGTGAGTACCGGTCTGTGAATGGGATTGGGATTGTGGGCAAGGTTATGGAGGGGAAGGGAGCATGGAAAAAGAGACTTTCCGCCCGCAGCCTTAAAAAGAAGTAGAAACATTGTAGACGCTTTACGTATCATGTTGTGAATGAGTAAATTACGGCTTAAATATTCTCAGGCCAGGGAATTAGAAAGATCGGGTTTATTCAGGGATGGGGATAATTAAGTCATAACAAACTTGCCGGCAAGGTATTATCTAAAACGTCTGTGCGCCGTAATGGGTTCTTAAAGAAGAGTGGAGCGGGTGAAGGGAATCCTAGAGATTCAGCGACTTAAAGGAGCGAAGCGACATTAAGTCGCATGAAGCTCTTGGGGCCTGAGGCGTAGGCCGAAGGCTCTTGAACCCTCATAGCGCAGCCTTAAGGGTGCGCTACACCTGGATTCAGCAACTTGTGGAACAAAGTGAACGCACATTGCATGAAGTCCTTGGATCCCGAGGCGAAGCCGCCGAGGGAGAGAGATACATAAGTTATCCAGGAGAAAAGAGTGGAGCGGGTGAAGGGAATCGAACCCTCGTGGCCAGCTTGGGAAGCTGGAGCTCTTCCATTGAGCTACACCCGCTTGAACTACAGTGACTCGTCGCGCGTCACTCGTATCTCGGAACAAGAAAGAGGAAAAACCATTTACTGAACGAATAATACCACATCCACACGATCGCCCGCAATCGCGCTCACTCGAAATGCGAGAGGGGCATGAACTCGCGGTAGCGCTCGCCTATCGCTTTCTCCGTGAGCGTCTTCATCCTGTCGAGGCTGAAATCCTCGACGTTGAACGAGGCCATCACGCTCCCGTAGATCACCGCCTGGCGCATGGTATTCCATTCAGTGTTCCCCGCCCGCGACAGGTGCCCCATGAATCCGCCGGCGAATGTATCGCCTGCCCCCGTGGGATCAATGATGTTTTCCATCGGGTACGCGGGCGCCGCGAAGATGTGGCCGTCGCCGAACAGCAGCGCGCCATGCTCGCCCTTCTTGATGACCACCCACTCCGGACCCCACTCCCTGATCATCCTTCCCGCACGCACGAGGTTCGGCTGGCGCGTGAGCTGCCTCGCCTCCGCCTCATTGAGCACGGCCACATCCACCATGCCCAGGAGCTTGAGGAGGGTATCCCGCTTCCCGTCGATCCAGAAATTCATGGTATCGCACGCCACGAGCCTAGGCCGCTCGATCTGCCCGAGCACTTCCATCTGGAGATCGGGATCGATGTTGGCGAGAAAAACGCACTCGCTCTTCTTGTATTCCTCGGGGATCTCGGGCTTGAAATTTTGGAACACGTTGAGGCATGTCGAGTGGGTTATCGCGGTGTTCATGTCATATCCGTAGGCTCCCACCCAGTGGAATGTCTCGCCGTCCAGCACCCGTAACCCCCGCGTATCTATCCCGCGGGATTTGAGGAGCTCGATGTGCTCACGGGGGAAATCCTTGCCCACCACCGCGACCATATTGACCCGGTCAAAAAAGCTCGCCGAGAAAGAGAAGAACGTCGCTGAACCGCCGAGCGTGCGCTCCCGCTTGCCGAACGGGGTTTCCACCGTATCGAGGGCCACGGAACCGACCACGAGAATGCTCACTCAACCTCCTCAGTTTGGGATTTGGGACCCGCCTGAGGCGGGTAAATTTGGGACTTGCCCGCCGAATGGCGGGTTTGGGATTTTTTAAAATATTCCTCGACCAGCTTTATCGAGCAGTAGTCACCGCACATGGTGCAGACATCCGAGCTGCGCGAAGGGCTCGCTGCACGTATCGATTCGGCCCTGCGCGTGTCCAGGGCGAGCGCAATCATCCCCTCCCAGTCCCTCTGCTTGCGTTTTTTTGCCATGGCCAGGTCCCAGCCGGCCGCCCCGCGGATGCCCTTGGCGATGTCCGCCGCGTGCGCCGCGATTCTCGTCGTGATGACTCCCTCCCTCACATCCGCGGGCCCCGGCAGGCCAAGGTGCTCCGTGGAGGTTACGTAGCAGAGGTAATCCGCGCCGGCACTCGCCGCGATCGCTCCGCCGATGGCCGAGGTGATGTGATCATACCCGGGGGCCACATCGGTCACCAGCGGCCCGAGGACGTAGAACGGCGCGCCATGACAGACCTCTTTCTCGAGCTTGACATTTTCCTCGATCTTCCCGATCGGCACGTGCCCCGGTCCCTCAATCATCACCTGCACGCCCTCCCTCAGCGCGTACGTTTGGAGCTCCCCCAGCGTGATCAATTCCTGAAACTGCGCCCGGTCGTTGGCGTCCGCGAGGCAGCCGGGCCTCATCCCGTCGCCGAGGCTCAGCGTCATGTCATGCTGCGCGGCGAGCTCGACCAGGCGGCTGAAATCGCTGTAGAGCGGGTTCTCTTTCCCATTGGCGATCATCCATGTCACAAGAAACGCTCCCCCGCGGCTCACCACGTCCAGGATGCGCCCCTCTCGCTTGAGCCGCTCGAGGGCCGAAAGGGTCACGCCGCAGTGGACAGTGATGAAATCCACTCCATCCACCCCATGCTCCTCGATGGCGGCGAACATCTCGTCAGCGGTCATGCTCCCGATGCCGCCCCCGGCCCTGGCGCGACGTACCGCCGCCTGATATATGGGGACCGTCCCGAGCGGAACGGTGCACGCGGCGAGCAGTTTCCTCCGTATCCCGGGCAGGTCGCCCCCCGTGGAGAGATCCATCACCGTATCGGCGAGCGCGTCGAGGGCCGCGTCGAGCTTCTCGCGTTCACGCGCCTCGTCCGCAACATCCATCGAGGTGCCGATGTTCGCGTTGACCTTCGTCCTCAACCCCTTCCCGATTCCGCACTGTCGGGCGATCCGATGGCGTCGGTTGTGGGGTATTACCACCGTGCCCCCGGCGACGGATTCCATGAGGGCCTCTGGAGGCACACCCTCGATCTCGGCCACCGCCCGCACCTCCTCGGTCAGATTGCCGCGCTTCGCCTCGACAACCTGCAGGATTTTTTTGTTCTTCATATATCAATTTTCACCACGGACCTGCCTGCCGGCGGGCAGGGACACGGAGTGCACGGAGAAGTAGAATTTAAGATGTTTTTATCTCCGCGTCATTCGTATCTCCGTGGTGCATATTATTTCTCTCTAAATGCTCTTATTTCTTCCAGGAGGGCGCGGGCGACCGCAGCGGGATCAGGGGCGGATAGTATTGCCGAAGCCACCGCGATTCCCGTCGCGCCCGCACCCAGGACGTCGCTTACCCGTGGGCGCGTGATGCCCCCGACGGCGATCACCGGGAGCTTTACCCTCCGGGTTATCTCGGCGAGCCTCGCCACTCCGACAACGCGCGCATCCGGCTTCGTGCGCGTTTGATATATCGCGCCGACACCAAGATAATCGGCCCCCTCGGCCTCAGCCCTCTCTGCCTCTTCCACCAGCCGCGTGCTGCAACCGATGATCTTATCTTTCCCGAGGGTGCGCCGCGCCGCGACGACGGCCATATCGCCCTGGCCGAGGTGAACCCCATCGGCGCCGAGACGTGATGCGATATCCGCGCGATCATTCACAATGAGCCGAGCGCCAGCCTCTCGGCAGAGGGGGAGCATGCTGCTGACCGCGCGAGCGATTTCACCGTCTCCCGAGCACTTGTCCCTGTACTGGAACCACCTCACACCGGCATTGATGAGGGAATAGACTAGATCCTCTAGTCCCTTTTTAATGTATATTCCCCTATCGATAATCACACATAGATTAAAGGAAGGCACTACTATCATATCTCGATTTTTTACGCGACACCGTTGAAGCTTTTTCACTCGCCTGTAGGGGCTTGATTTATCAAGCCCGTCACCCATATATAATGCGGGTTCGATAAATCGAACCCCTACAATGAGAGACATATAATTCTGAAACAATAATCCCTAATCTATTTCTTGGTTTTGATCACAATACCTATATCTTTAATTTCCTCTATGATACCTGTGGTGGACCGCCCTTTCACGAGAGGGATAATCGCCACGCGCCCTCCTGACGCTTCAACTATTTCTTTCCCCACGACTTCCTCCGCCCGATAGTCCCCCCCCTTTACAAGAATATCCGGCCTGAGTTCCGCGATGAGCTCTGCGGGGGTATCCTCGCCGAAAACCGTCACGTAGTCAACCATCTCAAGCGCCGCGAGCACCTCCGCCCGCTCACGCTCCCCGACAAGGGGGCGGCCTGCGCCCTTCAGCCGCCGCACCGACCTGTCGCTGTTCATGCCGATCACCAGGATGTCACCCAGCGCTCTCGCCTCACTGAGATAGCGCACGTGCCCCACGTGGAGAATGTCAAAACAGCCGTTGGTGAACACAACGCGCCTCCCCGCACGCTGGAGTTTCCGCACGATGGCGCGGAGCTTCGTCCTACTCGCTATTTTATCCTTCATGGGTTTATTACTCGGACACATGAACGCGCCTAGATAGCTGGAACACGATGATGCGGGTAACAGCGTGGCCACTCGTAGATTACAATCCCCGATGTCCCCCCTGTATCGTAGCGCACCCTTAAGGGTGCGCTACAGACTTAAACGATGTGAGAGCCCGCGCCTATCGATTCATGATCCGGGGCACCACCGGACATTTCTGCTTTTAGAAGAGCGCCTTCTCGATCAGGGAGCAGAGTATATGACCGATCGCCCCATGCACCTCCTGGATGCGGGGAGAGACGTCTGAGGGGACCATGACACAGAGATCGGCGGCCCGCGCGAGCCTTCCGCCGCCCTTGCCGCTCAAGGCGATCACCTTCATTTTCAATCGCCTGGCCTGCTCGACAGCCTTGAGGATGTTGGGAGAGTTGCCGCTCGTGGATATCGCGAGCAAGACGTCCCCCTCCCTGCCGTGGGCCAGCACCTGGCGCGCGAATATTTCCTCGTACCCGTAGTCGTTCCCGATGGCGGTGAGCACCGAGGTGTCAGTGGTCAGGGCGATGCAGCTCAGGGGCTCCCGCTCCTTGAGGAACCGCCCCACCAGCTCACCCGCCAGATGCTGTGCGTCAGCGGCGCTGCCTCCATTCCCGCAGATGAGCAGCGTGCCGTTCTGACGGTACGATTCGATTACGAGTTCGGCCATCCGGCAGATGGTATCAGCCGATTCCCGCGCCACCCTCGACGCGAGAGAAGCCGACTCCTCGAGCTGTGCCGCTATGTCCTTTTTCATCTCAGATGAAGAACATGCGCGCTTCGTCATAGAGCTCCCTTGGCACCGTCCTCAGCTTTGCAACCGCGTCAGCGAGGGGGACGGACACCACCTCGTTACCCCTCAGGCTCACCATCCTGCCGAACGCGCCCTGCATGATCAACCCGACGGCGTGAACCCCGAAGCGGAGGCCGATGAATCGGTCGAGGGCGGTCGGGCTGCCTCCGCGCTGGAGGTGCCCCAGGACCACGCAGCGGGTCTCGTACCCCGTGCGCTTCTCTATCTCCCATGCCAACCGCTCACCGATGCCGCCGAGCCTGACATGGCCAAAGGCGTCCCGTTCCTCGGTCTGCAGCGCCACGCTACCCCCGAGCTCAGCCCCCTCCGCGACGGCCACAATGCTGAAATCGGCGTAGTGCTCGTGCCGCTCCCTGAGCACGCGGCAGAGATCATCCAGATCGGCCTTGACCTCGGGGATGAGGATGTAGCTGGCGGCGCCCGCCAGGCCTGCCCAGATGGTGATCCACCCCGCGTGCCGCCCCATAATCTCAACAACCATCACGCGCTCGTGTGATTCCGCGGTTGTCTTCAAGCGGTCGCACGCCTCCATGGCGGTGTTGACGGCGGTGTCAAAACCGAATGTCCTGTCCGTCCCCGACAGGTCGTTGTCGATTGTCTTGGGCACGCCCACCGCGGGAAGGCCTGCCTCAGACAACCTCTTGGCGGCCCCGAGCGTGTCATCGCCGCCAACCGCCACGAGGGCGTGAAGCCCCATCTTCTTGAAGTTGTCCATTACCAGGCGAATCTGATCATCGCTCTCGCATGGATTGGTGCGTGATGTACGGAGGATTGTCCCGCCCTGGCACACAATGCCGAGGATGTCCTTCATCGAAAGCTCAACCCGGTCACACTCCAGCATGCCTCGCCAGCCGTGCCGTATCCCCAGAACCCTGTACCCCTCAACCGTGGCTCTGCGCACCACCCCCGCGATCACCGCATTCAATCCGGGGCAGTCGCCGCCCCCCGTCAGAATCCCTATTGTCTTCATGCCAACTCCCCCTACTGGATAATGACAGATGACAAAGCGCAAAGAACAAATATTATTTGATCCGTTGTTCTGTCGCTCGTCAGAGCTGCTCATCCGCTGATTCGGCTGCCTCTTCGCCGCTGCCCACGATCTTCCCTATGCTCACGCCCACATAGCTCACATTGATGCCCAGGGAGTCCTGAACCTTCGTCTTGACGGCATTCTGCATCTCCTCGCTCAGCCTGGGGATGTTCGTTCCCGCCCACACATCGAGGCGGATGTCGATGCCGATCCCCTCCGGCCCAGCGTGGATCCTCGGCACCAGACTCTTTATCCCATGGAACTCGCTCCCGCTGCGCTTGATAAAGTCCTCAACCGCATCCATCGAAATGGCCACCTCGCCTCCGGGGTTGTCAAAAGCGATGCACTGCTCCCGCCTGAGCTCCCTCATCTTCAGCATAATCATACCGGCACCGATCGCAAGGAGCGCCAGGCCCAATCGCCAGTTCCAGGGGCTAGAGCTGAAAAGCCGCACCGTGGCCACGAGATCAAAGGGCATCGCGACGATACCCTTCTCAGCGAGGAACGCCCAGATAAAAATGACGCCGAGGAAGAGTGAACCCGCGATAAATATCACCACAATGACCGGCCGTATCAGTTTCATTTCGCCTTCTCCCGTTGTATAGTATCACACACCAGAACGCCCGCGTGCCTGCCGCCGCGGTGCGCACGGAGTGCCCACGCGGCGAGACCACCTACGCCCTCTTCTTCTTCTGCACCTCAACAAGTTCGTCGACAAAATCCGTGTAATATTTGCCTCTGCGGAACCGTGGGTCGCTCAGGATGAGCCGGTGCAGGGGGATCGTTGTCTTCACTCCTTCAATGATATACTCGTCGAGCGCCCGCCGCATCCGGTTGATCGCGCTCTCCCTGCTGTGCCCGACGCAGATGACCTTGCCCACCATCGAATCGTAGTATGAGGGGATCTCATAGCCGGCATACACATGGGAATCCACGCGAACCCCCGGTCCCCCGGGGGCACTGTAGGCTGTTACCCTCCCGGCACAGGGAGCAAAGTCTCTCTCCCAATCCTCAGCGTTGACGCGGCACTCAATCGCGTGGCCGAAAAGAACCACGCCACTCTGCTGGAGCTTGAGCGCCTCGCCCTGGGCGATTCGCACCTGCTCCTTCACAATGTCAACCTGCGTGACAATCTCCGTCACGGGGTGCTCCACCTGAATGCGCGTATTCATCTCAAGAAAATAGAAATAGTCATCCCTGTCGAGCAGGAATTCAACCGTCCCCGCGCTCACGTACCCGATCGCCTCCGCCACGCGCACCGCCGCGCGCCCCATCTTCGCGCGCAGCCTGGGGGAGAGCCTGGGCGATGGCGATTCCTCGATGAGCTTCTGGTACCGCCGCTGAATGCTGCAATCCCTCTCATTGAGGTGAATCACGTTCCCGTGCGTATCCGCGAGAATCTGCACCTCTACATGCCGGGTACGATCGAGCCGCTTCTCGATGTAGACGGCGGGATTCCCGAAGCCGGCCTCCGATTCCGCCTGGGCAGTGAGGAACGCATTGGCGAGGCTCACGTCGTTATGAGCCATCCGCATCCCCCGGCCGCCGCCGCCGGCGACCGCCTTGATCATTACCGGATAGCCGATCCGCCTGGCCACGGCGAGCGCATTGTCGCGATCGCTCACCACACCCTCGCTGCCCGGCAGTATGGAGATGCCCGCTTTTTTCACCGTCTTGAGGGCTTCCACCTTATCGCCCATCAGCCGCATATTCTCAGGCCTCGGCCCGATGAACCTGATGCCGCAGCTCTCGCATATTTCGGCGAAATGCGCGTTCTCCGCCAGGAAGCCGTAACCCGGATGGATGGCTTCGACATCCGCGATCTCCGCGGCGCTGATGATCGCGGCGATATTCAGATAACTCTTCGCGCTCTGCGCCGGGCCGATGCATATCGCCTCATCGGCCTGCCGGACATGCATGGAATTCACATCCGCTTCTGAGTACACCGCCACCGTGCGGATCCCGAGTTCCTTGCACGCCCGGATGATCCGAAGGGCAATCTCGCCACGGTTTGCGATCAAAATCTTTTCGAACATACCCTCACCTCAGCGCGGCGCTCGCAGATTACTTCGAGCGCGCAATCGCGCTCATCCCACGCTGATCCTGAAGAGCTTTTTCCCAAACTCGACCGCCTCTCCGTTTTCCACGAACGCCTCGAGGATTTTACCCTTCCTCTCTGACTTGATCTCGTTCATGACCTTCATCGCCTCGATGATACAGACAACCGTCTCTCCGTCAACTTCCTGGCCGACCTCCACAAAGGGGCGGGAGTCAAGGGAGGGCGCAGAATAAAAAGTCCCGACCATCGGTGAGACGATGAACGCGCCCTCCGGTTCCTTGGTCCCCACGGTCGGAGGGGGGG comes from the Candidatus Auribacterota bacterium genome and includes:
- a CDS encoding DUF86 domain-containing protein, producing the protein MREPQERLKDILDAISFIERYAKRGPEAFKNDELIQSWCVRHLQIIGEAARALPQDVRDRMSEVPWSDIIGMRNILVHDYFDIDIDLTWEAIQRDLPKLKRTIQRYFKS
- a CDS encoding nucleotidyltransferase family protein: MKTEKILKEKREEILRIAARHGARTIKVFGSVARRDADEKSDIDFLVEMEPGRSLFDMGGLSFDLQTLLHRKVDVVTPRGLKQRIRDRVISEAVAL
- a CDS encoding DUF5678 domain-containing protein, with translation MTQILIRETNLGGKYVALKEYGDHKVIGSGATPQEAHAQAAGKGCKNPVITFVPTKDMVQIY
- a CDS encoding nucleotidyltransferase family protein, yielding MRDLLNEFDQIVRMLHENRIRYAVVGGLAVAVYGGIRATRDMDFLVHPDDMAGLANGLEQLGYHKGELWKLKDSPLILHRWWKTRGRGEDLSIIDILESGSRKYTGMISRACVEKWRAGLTVRVAQRKDLIMMKTDRKSHVDQADIEFLKESGSDE
- a CDS encoding PfkB family carbohydrate kinase, translating into MSILVVGSVALDTVETPFGKRERTLGGSATFFSFSASFFDRVNMVAVVGKDFPREHIELLKSRGIDTRGLRVLDGETFHWVGAYGYDMNTAITHSTCLNVFQNFKPEIPEEYKKSECVFLANIDPDLQMEVLGQIERPRLVACDTMNFWIDGKRDTLLKLLGMVDVAVLNEAEARQLTRQPNLVRAGRMIREWGPEWVVIKKGEHGALLFGDGHIFAAPAYPMENIIDPTGAGDTFAGGFMGHLSRAGNTEWNTMRQAVIYGSVMASFNVEDFSLDRMKTLTEKAIGERYREFMPLSHFE
- the thiE gene encoding thiamine phosphate synthase, encoding MIIDRGIYIKKGLEDLVYSLINAGVRWFQYRDKCSGDGEIARAVSSMLPLCREAGARLIVNDRADIASRLGADGVHLGQGDMAVVAARRTLGKDKIIGCSTRLVEEAERAEAEGADYLGVGAIYQTRTKPDARVVGVARLAEITRRVKLPVIAVGGITRPRVSDVLGAGATGIAVASAILSAPDPAAVARALLEEIRAFREK
- a CDS encoding D-sedoheptulose 7-phosphate isomerase gives rise to the protein MKKDIAAQLEESASLASRVARESADTICRMAELVIESYRQNGTLLICGNGGSAADAQHLAGELVGRFLKEREPLSCIALTTDTSVLTAIGNDYGYEEIFARQVLAHGREGDVLLAISTSGNSPNILKAVEQARRLKMKVIALSGKGGGRLARAADLCVMVPSDVSPRIQEVHGAIGHILCSLIEKALF
- a CDS encoding ATP-dependent 6-phosphofructokinase translates to MKTIGILTGGGDCPGLNAVIAGVVRRATVEGYRVLGIRHGWRGMLECDRVELSMKDILGIVCQGGTILRTSRTNPCESDDQIRLVMDNFKKMGLHALVAVGGDDTLGAAKRLSEAGLPAVGVPKTIDNDLSGTDRTFGFDTAVNTAMEACDRLKTTAESHERVMVVEIMGRHAGWITIWAGLAGAASYILIPEVKADLDDLCRVLRERHEHYADFSIVAVAEGAELGGSVALQTEERDAFGHVRLGGIGERLAWEIEKRTGYETRCVVLGHLQRGGSPTALDRFIGLRFGVHAVGLIMQGAFGRMVSLRGNEVVSVPLADAVAKLRTVPRELYDEARMFFI
- the amaP gene encoding alkaline shock response membrane anchor protein AmaP — encoded protein: MKLIRPVIVVIFIAGSLFLGVIFIWAFLAEKGIVAMPFDLVATVRLFSSSPWNWRLGLALLAIGAGMIMLKMRELRREQCIAFDNPGGEVAISMDAVEDFIKRSGSEFHGIKSLVPRIHAGPEGIGIDIRLDVWAGTNIPRLSEEMQNAVKTKVQDSLGINVSYVGVSIGKIVGSGEEAAESADEQL
- the accC gene encoding acetyl-CoA carboxylase biotin carboxylase subunit, whose amino-acid sequence is MFEKILIANRGEIALRIIRACKELGIRTVAVYSEADVNSMHVRQADEAICIGPAQSAKSYLNIAAIISAAEIADVEAIHPGYGFLAENAHFAEICESCGIRFIGPRPENMRLMGDKVEALKTVKKAGISILPGSEGVVSDRDNALAVARRIGYPVMIKAVAGGGGRGMRMAHNDVSLANAFLTAQAESEAGFGNPAVYIEKRLDRTRHVEVQILADTHGNVIHLNERDCSIQRRYQKLIEESPSPRLSPRLRAKMGRAAVRVAEAIGYVSAGTVEFLLDRDDYFYFLEMNTRIQVEHPVTEIVTQVDIVKEQVRIAQGEALKLQQSGVVLFGHAIECRVNAEDWERDFAPCAGRVTAYSAPGGPGVRVDSHVYAGYEIPSYYDSMVGKVICVGHSRESAINRMRRALDEYIIEGVKTTIPLHRLILSDPRFRRGKYYTDFVDELVEVQKKKRA
- the accB gene encoding acetyl-CoA carboxylase biotin carboxyl carrier protein, with translation MNIKEIKDIVTLMNENEITEFVIEREGFKLSIRKGPQFEKGPAITQVALPIAPGVSSPPPPTVGTKEPEGAFIVSPMVGTFYSAPSLDSRPFVEVGQEVDGETVVCIIEAMKVMNEIKSERKGKILEAFVENGEAVEFGKKLFRISVG